In Myxococcus stipitatus, the following are encoded in one genomic region:
- a CDS encoding phage major capsid protein — translation MTPEQMQEVAKSLGPLVAAQLMEQAKGQRDGLAGLLGAKSKPEDSQVPGILQNMNHFGAYLKAVVNAGRNPTREAVLEQAKRFGDTDVQKAVQESVFSSAGVLVPVQEAEEMIEFLRPDSVVLALGARAVPFKGELHYGKKTGSTTFKWIGEGEKVEKSQPSHGKVVLKAHKAMILADISNDLLRNPMVGDAGVAEDVREAAADGMDDSAINGDGQGPNPKGVLAQMDSSHSKARSGTSAKDYIADVDGMVEDVLKANIKLRRPGFLLHPTRETELLGLRDGGTWIFRDEMLTKGTLRGFPYKASTRIASSRILFGTWDQLLYGVDTEFVLSEHDTRAEYDETTLRGICRGDFKLRHDKAFSERKGY, via the coding sequence ATGACCCCCGAGCAGATGCAGGAAGTGGCGAAGTCCCTGGGGCCCCTCGTGGCCGCGCAGCTCATGGAGCAGGCCAAGGGCCAGCGTGACGGGCTGGCGGGCCTGCTCGGTGCGAAGTCCAAGCCCGAGGACAGCCAGGTGCCCGGCATCCTCCAGAACATGAACCACTTCGGTGCGTACCTGAAGGCCGTGGTGAACGCGGGCCGCAACCCCACGCGCGAGGCGGTGCTGGAGCAGGCCAAGCGCTTCGGTGACACCGACGTCCAGAAGGCGGTGCAGGAGAGCGTCTTCAGCTCCGCGGGCGTGCTGGTGCCGGTGCAGGAGGCGGAGGAGATGATTGAGTTCCTCCGGCCTGACTCCGTTGTCCTGGCGCTGGGGGCACGCGCGGTGCCCTTCAAGGGGGAGCTGCACTACGGCAAGAAGACCGGGAGCACCACCTTCAAGTGGATTGGTGAGGGCGAGAAGGTGGAGAAGTCCCAGCCCTCCCACGGGAAGGTGGTCCTCAAGGCCCACAAGGCCATGATTCTCGCGGACATCTCGAACGACCTTCTGCGCAACCCGATGGTGGGAGACGCGGGGGTGGCCGAGGACGTCCGCGAAGCGGCGGCGGACGGCATGGACGATTCGGCCATCAACGGAGATGGCCAGGGCCCCAACCCCAAGGGCGTCCTCGCGCAGATGGACTCCTCGCACTCGAAGGCCCGGAGCGGGACGAGTGCGAAAGATTACATCGCGGACGTGGATGGAATGGTGGAGGACGTCCTCAAGGCGAACATCAAGCTGCGGCGCCCCGGCTTCCTGCTGCACCCGACCCGCGAAACGGAGCTGCTCGGTCTGCGGGATGGCGGCACCTGGATTTTCCGTGACGAGATGCTGACCAAGGGCACCCTACGCGGCTTCCCTTACAAGGCGTCCACGCGCATTGCTTCGAGCCGCATCCTCTTCGGGACGTGGGACCAACTGCTCTACGGCGTGGACACGGAGTTTGTGCTGTCCGAGCACGACACCCGGGCCGAGTACGACGAAACGACGCTCCGGGGCATCTGCCGCGGGGACTTCAAGCTGCGGCACGACAAGGCGTTTTCGGAGCGCAAGGGCTACTGA